In the Brassica napus cultivar Da-Ae chromosome A7, Da-Ae, whole genome shotgun sequence genome, one interval contains:
- the LOC106357706 gene encoding serine/threonine-protein kinase MHK-like isoform X1 → MERYKFLEELGDGTCGSVYKAVNLETYEVVAVKKMKRKFYYWEECMNLREVKALRKLNHPHIIKLKEIAREHNELFFIFECMDHNLYQIMKEREQRPFSEGEIRSFMSQMLQGLSHMHKNGYFHRDLKPENLLVTNNILKIADFGLAREVASMPPYTEYVSTRWYRAPEVLLQSSSYTPAVDMWAVGAILAELFAFSPLFPGESEIDQLYKICSVLGKPDWTTFPEAKSISRIMSISHTEFPQTRIADLLPNASPEAIDLITRLCSWDPLKRPTADEALNHPFFNMATQASYPLHDLELRLNTMAAEMPNLELNLWDFNTKQDECFLGLTLAVKPSAPKLEMVCNASQDMSENFLFCPMVNNDREPSVFWSLLSPDENRVHAPVESSCPLSLSFSPVQQHTSVGPPQQSTTGFTMGSSMQPNMLDRPWMAVSAPFQQTHYL, encoded by the exons ATGGAaag ATATAAGTTTCTGGAAGAGCTTGGAGATGGTACATGTGGCAGTGTATATAAGGCTGTCAATCTTGAAACATATGAAGTT GTTGCTGttaagaagatgaagagaaagTTTTATTATTGGGAAGAGTGCATGAATCTGCGAGAAGTAAAG GCTCTTCGCAAGCTAAACCATCCTCATATCATAAAGTTGAAGGAGATTGCGAGGGAACATAACGAGCTTTTCTTCATCTTTGAGTGCATG GATCACAATCTATACCAAATAATGAAAGAAAGGGAACAAAGACCTTTCTCTGAGGGAGAGATAAGAAGTTTCATGTCTCAGATGCTTCAAGGCCTCTCCCACATGCATAAAAATGGTTACTTCCATAGAGACCTGAAACCAG AGAATTTGCTGGTGACAAACAACATCCTGAAAATTGCTGACTTTGGACTGGCTAGAGAAGTTGCATCTATGCCTCCTTACACTGAATATGTGTCTACTCGTTG GTATCGAGCTCCAGAAGTTTTGCTACAGTCTTCCTCATACACTCCTGCAGTTG ACATGTGGGCAGTGGGGGCAATATTAGCTGAGCTTTTCGCCTTTTCTCCCTTATTTCCTGGTGAAAG TGAGATAGATCAATTATACAAGATTTGCTCTGTTCTTGGCAAGCCTGACTGGACTACGTTTCCTGAAGCGAAAAGCATATCTCGGATCATGAGCATTAGCCACACAGAG TTTCCTCAAACAAGGATTGCTGATCTACTCCCCAATGCTTCTCCTGAAGCTATTGATTTGATCACT AGACTTTGCTCATGGGATCCATTGAAACGACCAACTGCTGATGAGGCGCTAAACCATcccttcttcaat ATGGCTACGCAGGCTTCTTATCCTCTACATGACCTTGAGTTGAGGCTTAACACCATGG CAGCGGAGATGCCTAACCTTGAGCTTAACCTCTGGGACTTCAACACAAAACAAGATGAATGTTTTCTCGGCTTGACCCTGGCTGTAAAACCAAGTGCTCCTAAACTAG AAATGGTCTGCAATGCATCTCAGGACATGAGTGAG aactTTCTCTTTTGCCCTATGGTTAACAATGATCGTGAACCATCAG TTTTCTGGTCTCTGCTCTCTCCTGATGAAAACCGCGTCCACGCACCTGTTGAATCATCATGTCCTCTATCTCTGTCCTTCAG TCCAGTGCAGCAACACACAAGCGTGGGACCTCCACAACAGTCAACAACAGGGTTCACCATGGGATCATCAATGCAACCGAACATGTTGGACCGCCCATGGATGGCTGTGTCTGCGCCGtttcaacaaactcattacCTCTGA
- the LOC106357706 gene encoding serine/threonine-protein kinase MHK-like isoform X2, whose translation MERYKFLEELGDGTCGSVYKAVNLETYEVVAVKKMKRKFYYWEECMNLREVKALRKLNHPHIIKLKEIAREHNELFFIFECMDHNLYQIMKEREQRPFSEGEIRSFMSQMLQGLSHMHKNGYFHRDLKPENLLVTNNILKIADFGLAREVASMPPYTEYVSTRWYRAPEVLLQSSSYTPAVDMWAVGAILAELFAFSPLFPGESEIDQLYKICSVLGKPDWTTFPEAKSISRIMSISHTEFPQTRIADLLPNASPEAIDLITRLCSWDPLKRPTADEALNHPFFNMATQASYPLHDLELRLNTMAEMPNLELNLWDFNTKQDECFLGLTLAVKPSAPKLEMVCNASQDMSENFLFCPMVNNDREPSVFWSLLSPDENRVHAPVESSCPLSLSFSPVQQHTSVGPPQQSTTGFTMGSSMQPNMLDRPWMAVSAPFQQTHYL comes from the exons ATGGAaag ATATAAGTTTCTGGAAGAGCTTGGAGATGGTACATGTGGCAGTGTATATAAGGCTGTCAATCTTGAAACATATGAAGTT GTTGCTGttaagaagatgaagagaaagTTTTATTATTGGGAAGAGTGCATGAATCTGCGAGAAGTAAAG GCTCTTCGCAAGCTAAACCATCCTCATATCATAAAGTTGAAGGAGATTGCGAGGGAACATAACGAGCTTTTCTTCATCTTTGAGTGCATG GATCACAATCTATACCAAATAATGAAAGAAAGGGAACAAAGACCTTTCTCTGAGGGAGAGATAAGAAGTTTCATGTCTCAGATGCTTCAAGGCCTCTCCCACATGCATAAAAATGGTTACTTCCATAGAGACCTGAAACCAG AGAATTTGCTGGTGACAAACAACATCCTGAAAATTGCTGACTTTGGACTGGCTAGAGAAGTTGCATCTATGCCTCCTTACACTGAATATGTGTCTACTCGTTG GTATCGAGCTCCAGAAGTTTTGCTACAGTCTTCCTCATACACTCCTGCAGTTG ACATGTGGGCAGTGGGGGCAATATTAGCTGAGCTTTTCGCCTTTTCTCCCTTATTTCCTGGTGAAAG TGAGATAGATCAATTATACAAGATTTGCTCTGTTCTTGGCAAGCCTGACTGGACTACGTTTCCTGAAGCGAAAAGCATATCTCGGATCATGAGCATTAGCCACACAGAG TTTCCTCAAACAAGGATTGCTGATCTACTCCCCAATGCTTCTCCTGAAGCTATTGATTTGATCACT AGACTTTGCTCATGGGATCCATTGAAACGACCAACTGCTGATGAGGCGCTAAACCATcccttcttcaat ATGGCTACGCAGGCTTCTTATCCTCTACATGACCTTGAGTTGAGGCTTAACACCATGG CGGAGATGCCTAACCTTGAGCTTAACCTCTGGGACTTCAACACAAAACAAGATGAATGTTTTCTCGGCTTGACCCTGGCTGTAAAACCAAGTGCTCCTAAACTAG AAATGGTCTGCAATGCATCTCAGGACATGAGTGAG aactTTCTCTTTTGCCCTATGGTTAACAATGATCGTGAACCATCAG TTTTCTGGTCTCTGCTCTCTCCTGATGAAAACCGCGTCCACGCACCTGTTGAATCATCATGTCCTCTATCTCTGTCCTTCAG TCCAGTGCAGCAACACACAAGCGTGGGACCTCCACAACAGTCAACAACAGGGTTCACCATGGGATCATCAATGCAACCGAACATGTTGGACCGCCCATGGATGGCTGTGTCTGCGCCGtttcaacaaactcattacCTCTGA
- the LOC106357705 gene encoding uncharacterized protein LOC106357705, with the protein MVGAFNTMSETTVELCLELSEDDPFYQHKKKLLSSKGLGVKETVSLSGPLAQQLLNAALQKLLQFGRITNLDKVEVYFGDDACTPAGVYSVRNEISALTWIFSLIPASSCKPQTLEAALREALEVRIGEVVGAEEKEARVDDSYRCEKESRLVEWGQRNGVKTKLQIAHIEGYGRGAIATEDLKFGDVALEIPISSIISEEYVYNSDMQPILEKIDGMTSETMMLLWTMREKHNLESKFKPYFDSLQESFCTGLSFGVDAIMVLDGTLLLDEIMQSKEVLRERYDELIPLLSNHKNVFPPEMYTWEHYLWACELYYSNSMQIKFPDGNLKTCLIPVAGFLNHSICPHIVKYGKVDLETSSLKFPLSRPCNKGEQCYLSYGNYSSSHLLTFYGFLPKGDNPYDIIPLDVDVIDDDDDEDMESVSSWTTHMLRGTWLSSNHNIFHYGLPTPLLNYLRRAHGLVHHSETDLWENLEVEMGVLENLKSTFDDMMQNLGEADSMDRENVEWDVEMAMEFKERQRKIVSSILDSCSAGIKMVQEAIGKPPV; encoded by the exons ATG GTTGGTGCTTTCAATACAATGTCAGAGACTACTGTTGAGTTATGCCTAGAGCTGTCCGAAGATGATCCCTTTTATCAACATAAAAAG AAGCTCTTGAGTAGCAAAGGTTTAGGAGTAAAGGAAACAGTGAGTCTTAG TGGACCATTGGCTCAACAGTTACTGAATGCTGCATTACAAAAGCTGCTTCAGTTTGGAAGAATAACTAACCTCGACAAG GTGGAAGTTTACTTTGGGGATGATGCTTGCACTCCAGCTGGAGTTTACAGCGTTAGAAACGAAATCTCAGCTCTCACCTGGATCTTTTCCCTCATCCCAGCTTCTTCTTGTAAACCACAAACATTGGAAGCAGCCCTACGAGAAGCTCTAGAAGTTAGAATCGGTGAGGTTGTTGGAGCAGAAGAGAAGGAAGCTAGAGTTGATGATAGCTATAGATGCGAGAAGGAAAGCAGATTAGTAGAATGGGGTCAGAGAAATGGAGTCAAAACCAAACTGCAGATAGCTC ATATTGAGGGCTACGGACGTGGAGCTATAGCTACTGAAGACTTGAAATTTGGTGATGTTGCTTTAGAGATACCAATCTCAAGTATCATCTCTGAGGAGTATGTGTACAACTCTGACATG CAACCAATACTGGAGAAGATAGATGGGATGACATCAGAGACAATGATGCTCTTATGGACAATGAGGGAGAAGCATAACCTTGAGTCTAAATTCAAACCATACTTTGACTCTCTTCAGGAGAGTTTCTGTACCG gtttgagttTTGGGGTGGATGCCATCATGGTGCTTGATGGTACACTGCTCTTAGATGAAATTATGCAATCTAAAGAG GTTCTGCGTGAGAGGTATGATGAACTGATACCTCTTTTGTCGAACCACAAGAATGTGTTTCCACCGGAGATGTATACATGGGAGCATTACTTATGGGCTTGTGAGTTGTATTACTCAAACAGCATGCAAATCAAGTTCCCTGATGGAAATCTGAAGACTTGCTTGATTCCTGTCGCCGGTTTTCTCAACCATTCG ATATGCCCACACATAGTGAAATATGGGAAAGTAGATTTGGAAACAAGTTCTTTGAAGTTCCCACTCTCAAGACCTTGCAACAAAGGGGAACAGTGTTATCTTAGCTACGGAAACTACTCTAGTTCTCATCTGTTAACGTTCTACGGGTTTCTACCAAAAGGAGATAACCCTTATGACATCATTCCCTTAG ATGTTGATgtcattgatgatgatgatgatgaagacatGGAAAGTGTGTCTTCCTGGACAACTCACATGTTACGTGGGACATGGCTCTCGAGCAATCACAACATCTTCCACTATGGCTTGCCTACTCCGTTGTTGAACTACTTGCGGAGAGCTCATGGTCTTGTTCATCATTCCGAAACAGAT CTATGGGAGAACCTGGAAGTAGAGATGGGAGTACTCGAGAATCTCAAATCCACATTTGACGATATGATGCAAAATCTTGGCGAAGCTGATTCTATGGACAGAGAAAACGTGGAGTGGGATGTTGAAATGGCGATGGAGTTCAAAGAGCGGCAGAGAAAGATTGTCTCCTCCATTCTTGATTCTTGTTCTGCTGGTATCAAAATGGTTCAAGAAGCAATAGGTAAACCACCGGTTTAA
- the LOC106356150 gene encoding probable xyloglucan endotransglucosylase/hydrolase protein 21 produces MASQALLVMSLIIILGLNIFLVAHANYLNQDIDITWGDGRGKFLNNDTLLNLTLDQSSGSGFQSKAEYLYGKVDMQIKLVPGNSAGTVTTFYLKSQGLTWDEIDFEFLGNVSGDPYILHTNVYTQGKGDREQQFYLWFDPTAEFHNYSILWNPSHIVFYVDGKPIREFKNLEAMGVAYPKSQPMRMYGSLWNADDWATRGGLVKTNWSEGPFVASFINYNSENACIWSIDNGTTTNTPCSPSGSSSSSSSTSTSEWFSQRGMDSSSRKVLKWVQKKFMVYNYCKDKKRFWQGLPVECGAKKNNKNKNKNKNIKS; encoded by the exons ATGGCTTCTCAGGCACTTTTGGTTATGTCATTAATTATTATTCTTGGTTTAAACATATTTCTTGTGGCACACGCTAACTATCTCAACCAAGACATTGACATAACATGGGGTGATGGTCGTGGAAAGTTTTTGAACAATGATACTCTTTTGAATCTCACTCTTGATCAATCTTCGGGATCAGGGTTTCAATCGAAAGCCGAGTATTTGTACGGAAAAGTCGACATGCAGATCAAGCTTGTTCCGGGAAATTCCGCCGGGACCGTGACCACCTTCTAC TTGAAGTCTCAAGGATTAACATGGGACGAGATAGATTTCGAGTTCTTGGGGAATGTTAGTGGAGATCCTTACATACTTCACACTAACGTTTACACTCAAGGCAAAGGTGATAGAGAGCAGCAGTTTTACCTTTGGTTTGATCCCACAGCTGAGTTCCACAACTATTCTATTCTTTGGAATCCGAGTCACATAGT GTTCTACGTTGATGGGAAACCAATTAGAGAATTCAAGAATTTGGAAGCAATGGGTGTGGCTTATCCAAAGAGCCAACCCATGAGAATGTACGGTAGTTTATGGAACGCAGATGATTGGGCCACAAGGGGAGGACTGGTCAAGACAAACTGGTCAGAAGGACCATTCGTAGCCTCTTTCATAAACTACAACTCTGAGAATGCTTGTATCTGGTCCATTGATAATGGAACCACGACTAATACACCTTGTAGTCCCAGTGGctcgtcgtcttcttcttcttccaccagTACTAGCGAGTGGTTTTCGCAGAGAGGGATGGATTCTTCGAGCCGGAAAGTTCTCAAATGGGTTCAGAAGAAGTTCATGGTTTATAATTACTGTAAGGATAAGAAACGGTTCTGGCAGGGTTTGCCTGTTGAATGTGGTGCCAAGAAAAATAACAAGAACAAGAATAAGAACAAAAACATAAAGTCTTGA